A DNA window from Hoplias malabaricus isolate fHopMal1 chromosome 5, fHopMal1.hap1, whole genome shotgun sequence contains the following coding sequences:
- the LOC136698010 gene encoding sterile alpha motif domain-containing protein 3-like → MTKTRRYRRTYISSHSTREILMEFPCLKLPEILLLEMKDLQHTDIDKQVTTVLSKMAPMILLRASHTAVIKRCLETIEDCQEGLQLEAAIQCLPSLFSEDSSLLFTAEESDTLENVTRQIILSGCKEGVPLQYGLVKVTMDKEIMVEDCTDVSLALGVLFSTYFLFGVEYPKGLKKNSYIP, encoded by the exons ATGACAAAGACAAGAAGATACCGAAGAACATATATCTCCTCCCATTCTACAAGAGAGATTTTAATGGAATTCCCTTGCCTTAAGTTGCCTGAAATT CTGCTTTTGGAAATGAAAGATCTCCAACACACTGACATAGACAAGCAagtcactacagtgctgagcaaAATGGCCCCCATGATTTTACTGCGAGCATCTCACACTGCAGTGATTAAGAGATGTCTGGAGACCATTGAGGACTGCCAAGAAG GTCTGCAGTTAGAGGCAGCCATCCAGTGCCTTCCGTCTCTGTTCAGTGAGGATTCCTCACTTCTCTTCACAGCTGAGGAA TCAGACACATTAGAGAACGTCACACGACAGATTATTTTAAGTGGCTGTAAGGAGGGAGTTCCCTTGCAGTACGGTTTGGTGAAAGTCACCATGGACAAGGAGATCATGGTGGAAGACTGCACAGATGTCTCGCTCGCCCTTGGTGTACTCTTCAGCACTTACTTTCTGTTTGGGGTGGAGTACCCTAAAGGACTTAAAAAAAACTCTTACATTCCTTGA